One Actinoplanes missouriensis 431 DNA segment encodes these proteins:
- a CDS encoding helix-turn-helix transcriptional regulator — MPQSLGRVLGLLELLQAHPAGQTVGQLAERLGVDERTVRRYALHLAELGIPVQGRRGRYGGYHLAPGYRLPPLMLTDDEAVAVLLGLVAGRRIGLSTAAAAGETALAKIRRVLPAALRARTDAVLGTLDFAAGRPAPAPATATATLLALAGAAHDRRPVTFGYTKPSRETQSAGRTPSAGETQPAGETQPGGGTQPAGGTTSAGGTRPAGGTTPRGEPERRRLDPYGLVFHGGRWFVTGHDHDRGEVRTFRLDRITAVEALEGSFEVPAGFDPAARVAAGLATGAWRHEVSVLLDTTVEQARRRVPPTVATLTRTPEGVRLSARVERLDGMARMLAGLGFDFTVEAPAELRDELAALAGRLRAAAGRIDGGETG, encoded by the coding sequence ATGCCACAGTCACTCGGTCGCGTTCTCGGCCTGCTCGAACTGCTGCAGGCCCACCCAGCGGGGCAGACCGTCGGGCAGCTCGCCGAGCGGCTCGGCGTCGACGAGCGGACCGTCCGGCGCTACGCGCTGCACCTCGCCGAGCTGGGCATCCCGGTCCAGGGACGCCGCGGGCGGTACGGCGGATACCACCTCGCCCCCGGGTACCGGCTGCCGCCGCTGATGCTCACCGACGACGAGGCCGTCGCCGTGCTGCTCGGCCTGGTCGCGGGCCGCCGGATCGGGCTGTCCACCGCGGCGGCGGCCGGGGAGACCGCGCTCGCGAAGATCCGGCGGGTGCTGCCGGCGGCGCTCCGGGCCCGCACCGACGCGGTGCTCGGCACCCTCGACTTCGCCGCCGGCCGTCCCGCGCCCGCCCCGGCGACCGCCACCGCCACGCTGCTCGCGCTGGCCGGGGCCGCCCACGACCGGCGGCCGGTCACCTTCGGCTACACCAAGCCGAGCCGCGAAACGCAATCCGCCGGCCGAACCCCATCGGCCGGCGAAACTCAACCGGCCGGCGAAACTCAACCGGGCGGTGGAACTCAACCGGCCGGCGGAACAACATCGGCCGGCGGAACCCGACCGGCCGGCGGGACCACACCCCGCGGCGAGCCGGAGCGGCGGCGGCTGGATCCCTACGGGCTGGTCTTCCACGGCGGCAGGTGGTTCGTCACCGGGCACGATCACGACCGGGGCGAGGTGCGGACGTTCCGGCTCGACCGGATCACGGCGGTCGAGGCCCTCGAGGGAAGCTTCGAGGTGCCGGCCGGGTTCGACCCCGCCGCCCGGGTCGCCGCCGGGCTGGCCACCGGCGCGTGGCGGCACGAGGTGTCGGTGCTGCTGGACACCACGGTGGAGCAGGCGCGGCGACGGGTCCCGCCGACGGTGGCGACGCTCACCCGTACCCCGGAAGGGGTTCGTCTCTCCGCCCGGGTGGAACGGCTCGACGGCATGGCACGGATGCTGGCCGGCCTGGGCTTCGACTTCACCGTCGAGGCGCCCGCCGAGCTGCGGGACGAGCTGGCCGCCCTCGCCGGCCGGTTGCGGGCGGCGGCCGGACGCATCGACGGGGGCGAAACGGGGTAA
- the pdhA gene encoding pyruvate dehydrogenase (acetyl-transferring) E1 component subunit alpha, with protein sequence MDQQSGVQLLTPDGDRVESVTTEDGVTYTVNFTDEEYRELYRDLVTVRRLDAEGLALQRQGELGLWASLLGQEAAQVGSGRALRPQDMAFPTYREHGVLYCRGIDPIMPFGLFRGVDQGGWDSNAHKFNLYTLVIGSQTLHATGYAMGVTMDGKTGSPDGEAVIAYFGDGATSQGEVNESFVWSGVFNAPIVFFCQNNQWAISQPLERQSRAPLYHRAGGYGFPGVRVDGNDVLASYAVTRHALDEARQGHGPTMIEAYTYRMGAHTSSDDPTRYRASGEVESWKAKDPISRMRAFLLKQRIAGEDFFGQVEEDVRKIALDLRERVLAMPDPQPVEMFGHVYPTGSPQLDAQRDEFLAYQASFHPEP encoded by the coding sequence GTGGATCAACAGAGCGGCGTGCAACTCCTGACCCCCGACGGTGACCGTGTGGAGAGCGTGACCACCGAGGACGGTGTGACGTACACGGTGAACTTCACCGATGAGGAGTACCGGGAGCTCTATCGCGACCTGGTCACGGTCCGCCGGCTTGACGCGGAGGGGCTCGCCCTGCAGCGGCAGGGCGAGCTCGGCCTCTGGGCCAGCCTGCTCGGGCAGGAGGCGGCGCAGGTCGGGTCGGGCCGGGCGCTGCGCCCGCAGGACATGGCGTTCCCGACCTACCGCGAGCACGGCGTGCTCTACTGCCGCGGCATCGACCCGATCATGCCGTTCGGCCTGTTCCGCGGCGTCGACCAGGGTGGCTGGGATTCGAACGCCCACAAGTTCAACCTGTACACCCTGGTGATCGGCTCGCAGACGCTGCACGCCACCGGGTACGCGATGGGCGTCACCATGGACGGCAAGACCGGAAGCCCCGACGGTGAGGCCGTGATCGCGTACTTCGGGGACGGTGCGACGAGCCAGGGCGAGGTCAACGAGTCGTTCGTCTGGTCCGGTGTCTTCAACGCGCCGATCGTGTTCTTCTGCCAGAACAACCAGTGGGCGATCTCCCAGCCCCTGGAACGGCAGAGCCGGGCGCCGCTCTACCACCGGGCCGGTGGCTACGGCTTTCCCGGTGTGCGGGTCGACGGCAACGACGTGCTGGCCAGCTATGCCGTCACCCGGCACGCGCTCGACGAGGCCCGGCAGGGGCACGGCCCGACCATGATCGAGGCGTACACGTACCGGATGGGGGCGCACACCAGCTCGGACGATCCGACCCGGTACCGGGCGTCCGGCGAGGTGGAGTCCTGGAAGGCGAAGGATCCGATCAGCCGGATGAGGGCGTTCCTGCTCAAGCAGCGGATCGCCGGTGAGGACTTCTTCGGTCAGGTCGAGGAGGACGTCCGCAAGATCGCTCTGGACCTGCGCGAACGTGTCCTGGCGATGCCGGACCCGCAGCCGGTGGAGATGTTCGGCCACGTCTATCCGACCGGCTCACCCCAGCTGGACGCCCAGCGCGACGAGTTCCTCGCCTATCAGGCGTCCTTCCACCCGGAGCCCTAG
- a CDS encoding adenosine deaminase family protein, with amino-acid sequence MLIDLHRHLEGALRVDTTLELARRDGHPLASAADPEELLVARGALGGLLPYLAKVDAAPSAFTRLDDWVRATRECVADAAADGLDYLEIRFSPWFIHQETGLAPEAIIDAVADGVRQSPARQSPLRDSQLRESPLQESPLRESPLRVGLIGILLRDLGPLRGYEQMSTLLSRRDVLCGVDIAGNEAGVPAAEFAGPFRQARDAGLRITAHAGEAAGPASVWEAVRHLGAERIGHGVRAVEDPALLEHLAANRITLEVSLTSNLHTSTAPSYAEHPVRRLVGAGVPVALSTDDPRTSAITLSGEYTQAAPQAGLTPADLDRIRDDARSAAFAWD; translated from the coding sequence ATGCTCATCGATCTGCACCGCCACCTTGAGGGTGCCCTCCGGGTGGACACCACGCTGGAGCTCGCCCGCCGCGACGGCCACCCGCTCGCCTCCGCCGCCGACCCCGAGGAGCTGCTCGTCGCGCGGGGCGCGCTCGGCGGCCTGCTCCCGTACCTCGCCAAGGTCGACGCCGCCCCCTCGGCCTTCACCCGCCTCGACGACTGGGTGCGCGCCACCCGCGAGTGCGTGGCGGACGCCGCCGCGGACGGACTCGACTACCTGGAGATCCGGTTCAGTCCCTGGTTCATCCATCAGGAAACCGGCCTCGCGCCCGAAGCGATCATCGACGCGGTCGCCGACGGAGTGCGCCAGAGCCCGGCGCGGCAGAGCCCACTGCGGGATAGCCAGCTTCGGGAAAGCCCACTGCAGGAAAGCCCACTGCGGGAAAGCCCACTGCGGGTCGGTCTGATCGGCATCCTTCTGCGCGATCTCGGACCTCTGCGAGGGTACGAGCAGATGAGCACACTGCTTTCCCGGCGCGACGTGCTCTGCGGTGTCGACATCGCCGGCAACGAGGCGGGTGTGCCGGCGGCCGAGTTCGCCGGCCCGTTCCGGCAGGCGCGTGACGCCGGGCTGCGGATCACCGCGCACGCCGGCGAGGCGGCCGGTCCGGCCAGTGTCTGGGAGGCGGTCCGTCACCTGGGGGCGGAACGGATCGGTCACGGCGTCCGGGCGGTCGAGGACCCGGCGCTGCTGGAGCACCTGGCCGCGAACCGGATCACCCTCGAGGTGAGCCTCACCAGCAATCTGCACACCAGCACCGCGCCGAGCTACGCCGAACATCCGGTGCGGCGGCTGGTCGGCGCGGGCGTCCCGGTGGCGCTGTCGACCGACGATCCGCGGACCTCGGCGATCACCCTTTCCGGTGAATACACTCAGGCCGCGCCGCAGGCCGGGCTCACCCCCGCGGACCTGGACCGGATCCGGGACGACGCACGCAGCGCGGCGTTTGCCTGGGACTGA
- a CDS encoding DUF1295 domain-containing protein, which translates to MRYAVVALTYLVAGLAAWAVAALLLPGLHPLLVTFAADVAATLVVFAASTLIRNASMYDPYWSVAPAVIVLAWVLGESGEVVRQSAVLALVLIWSVRLTWNWASSWRGLDHEDWRYVRLRGQRVPFWLVNLVGIQLMPTVVVFAGLLAVWPAVAVPGRGFGVLDVVAVAVTVTAVAIEATADRQLHRFAADPAHRGQIMASGLWRYSRHPNYLGEILFWWGMWLFGLAAAPGWWWTVVGAVGMVLLFTVVSIPMMDQRSLERRPAYAEHMRRVPALLPLRPIRR; encoded by the coding sequence ATGAGGTACGCCGTCGTCGCGCTCACCTACCTGGTGGCGGGGCTGGCCGCCTGGGCCGTCGCCGCGCTGCTGCTGCCCGGGCTGCACCCGCTGCTCGTGACGTTCGCCGCGGACGTGGCCGCCACCCTGGTCGTCTTCGCGGCGAGCACGCTGATCCGCAACGCCAGCATGTACGACCCGTACTGGAGCGTCGCGCCGGCGGTGATCGTCCTGGCCTGGGTGCTGGGGGAGTCCGGTGAGGTGGTGCGGCAGTCGGCCGTACTGGCGCTGGTGTTGATCTGGTCCGTCCGTCTGACCTGGAACTGGGCGTCGTCGTGGCGCGGCCTGGACCACGAGGACTGGCGATATGTCCGGCTGCGCGGGCAACGGGTGCCGTTCTGGCTGGTCAACCTGGTCGGGATCCAGCTGATGCCGACCGTCGTGGTCTTCGCCGGGCTGCTCGCCGTCTGGCCGGCGGTCGCCGTGCCGGGCCGCGGATTCGGCGTGCTGGACGTGGTCGCCGTCGCGGTGACGGTCACCGCCGTGGCGATCGAGGCGACCGCGGACCGGCAGCTGCACCGGTTCGCCGCCGATCCCGCGCATCGCGGGCAGATCATGGCGAGCGGGCTGTGGCGGTACTCCCGGCACCCGAACTATCTCGGCGAGATCCTGTTCTGGTGGGGGATGTGGCTGTTCGGGCTGGCGGCGGCCCCGGGGTGGTGGTGGACGGTCGTCGGGGCGGTCGGGATGGTGCTGCTCTTCACGGTCGTCAGCATCCCGATGATGGACCAGCGGTCGCTGGAGCGGCGGCCGGCCTATGCGGAACACATGCGGCGGGTTCCGGCGTTGCTCCCGCTCCGCCCGATCCGGCGATAG
- a CDS encoding TipAS antibiotic-recognition domain-containing protein, translating into MSISTMDLDHADRCRRALAEEQAASLAATDGWAHVDKDQVHRDWHDLYGEIAAAITAGATPEDAAVQELVGRHYAIASRFYAPSRVAYIGMALLYAEDDGMRTWHNSYHPRMVEFLGAAMLRYAGSAL; encoded by the coding sequence ATGAGCATCTCCACGATGGACCTCGACCACGCCGACCGATGCCGCCGGGCGCTCGCCGAGGAGCAGGCCGCCAGCCTCGCCGCGACCGACGGCTGGGCGCACGTCGACAAGGACCAGGTGCACCGCGACTGGCACGACCTGTACGGCGAGATCGCAGCCGCCATCACCGCCGGGGCGACCCCGGAGGACGCCGCGGTGCAGGAGCTGGTCGGCCGGCACTACGCCATCGCCAGCCGGTTCTACGCGCCGAGCCGGGTCGCCTACATCGGCATGGCTCTGCTCTACGCCGAGGACGACGGCATGCGCACCTGGCACAACTCCTACCACCCGCGGATGGTGGAGTTCCTCGGCGCGGCCATGCTGCGGTACGCCGGGAGCGCGCTCTGA
- a CDS encoding alpha/beta fold hydrolase yields the protein MSKEIFFEDAGGEALAALDHGGDGPPVLLVHGTGHNAASWTPIAERLTRDHRVVAVDLRGHGHSTANSVDAEQYWRDLGTVVTALGWDRPLLVGHSTGGYAVTAAVAAGLVEPAGICVVDGLVLDDREASTRTLEGTRAPQTAAQLRQAFGYGLRLDAAQRDTWIGEQVAVTPTDWLNAGADPELVRAVVSRAFGEPGGDGLFVRRPTLEEVMMTTTPAPDAVIFPSVDVYGRVRCPMTIILPEQGFYAGRRDEVAAIVAAAPGRRLVGMPGGHNVVMTHPEQLAAAIS from the coding sequence ATGAGCAAGGAGATCTTCTTCGAGGATGCCGGCGGCGAGGCACTGGCCGCGCTGGATCACGGCGGGGACGGACCGCCCGTTCTGCTGGTGCACGGCACCGGCCACAACGCCGCCTCCTGGACGCCGATCGCGGAGCGGCTCACGCGCGATCACCGGGTGGTCGCGGTGGATCTGCGCGGGCACGGGCACAGCACCGCGAACTCGGTGGACGCGGAGCAGTACTGGCGGGATCTGGGGACCGTGGTGACCGCGCTGGGCTGGGACCGGCCGCTGCTCGTCGGGCATTCCACCGGTGGGTACGCGGTCACCGCCGCCGTCGCGGCCGGCTTGGTCGAGCCGGCCGGGATCTGCGTGGTCGACGGGTTGGTGCTCGATGATCGGGAGGCTTCCACCCGTACCCTCGAAGGAACCCGGGCGCCGCAGACGGCCGCGCAATTGCGACAAGCTTTCGGGTACGGCCTTCGGCTCGACGCCGCGCAGCGGGATACCTGGATCGGCGAGCAGGTGGCCGTCACCCCGACCGACTGGCTGAACGCCGGCGCCGACCCGGAGCTGGTCCGCGCCGTCGTGTCCCGCGCGTTCGGTGAGCCGGGCGGCGACGGCCTGTTCGTGCGCCGGCCAACCCTCGAGGAGGTCATGATGACGACCACTCCGGCGCCGGATGCCGTGATCTTCCCAAGTGTGGACGTCTACGGGCGGGTCCGCTGTCCGATGACGATCATTCTGCCGGAGCAGGGGTTCTACGCGGGCCGGCGGGACGAGGTCGCGGCGATCGTGGCCGCCGCGCCCGGACGCCGGCTGGTCGGCATGCCGGGCGGGCACAACGTGGTGATGACGCATCCGGAGCAGCTGGCCGCCGCGATCAGTTGA
- a CDS encoding response regulator transcription factor: protein MIRLLLAEDQGMMRGALALLLGLESDIEVVAQAGTVAETLETAFRVRPDVALLDIQMPDGNGLDAAAVLREKLPGCRVLILTTFGRPGYLRRAMEAGAAGFLVKDGPVEELAAAIRRVLAGERVIDPALAAAALSTGPNPLTDREQHVLAAAVDGATIADIAARLHLSESTVRNYLSAAIGKTGTRNRIEAAHSAQANGWI, encoded by the coding sequence ATGATCCGCCTGCTGCTCGCCGAGGACCAGGGCATGATGCGCGGCGCCCTGGCCCTGCTGCTCGGGCTGGAGAGCGACATCGAGGTGGTGGCCCAGGCCGGCACGGTCGCCGAAACCCTGGAAACCGCTTTCCGGGTACGCCCCGACGTCGCGCTCCTGGACATCCAGATGCCCGACGGCAACGGTCTGGACGCCGCCGCCGTGCTCCGCGAGAAGCTGCCCGGCTGCCGGGTACTGATCCTCACCACGTTCGGCCGGCCCGGATATCTACGGCGCGCGATGGAGGCCGGCGCCGCGGGTTTCCTGGTCAAGGACGGCCCGGTGGAGGAACTGGCAGCCGCGATCCGCCGCGTCCTGGCCGGCGAGCGGGTGATCGACCCGGCCCTCGCCGCGGCCGCGCTGTCCACCGGCCCGAACCCGCTCACCGACCGCGAACAGCACGTGCTCGCCGCCGCGGTGGACGGCGCCACGATCGCGGACATCGCGGCCCGATTGCACCTGTCGGAGAGCACGGTCCGCAACTACCTCTCCGCGGCGATCGGCAAGACCGGAACCCGCAACCGCATCGAGGCAGCCCACAGCGCCCAGGCCAACGGCTGGATCTGA
- a CDS encoding sensor histidine kinase, with amino-acid sequence MSADPRRRGVILVGAHTLWLWFLLPPAAAIARGQVDPAVPAAIGLAVFAALYLALVAVPVAGLPVPPAAHHGGLILLALLGTGLAATYAKGPEGWLILLMYVCSAGALGLSRPRVSFAWVGGCAAAVVVIGTVRQLPAGETTPTALITLLAGAMTLAFSRVTRLVGELRDTQEELARTVLERERLRFAGDLHDLLGHTLSLVVVKAEVVRRLVPSDPGRAAAEAADIERIGRTALAEVREAVTGYREHTFSRELRNARTILADVGVTVTVRQSGQPLAAEVDDAFRWVLREAVTNVLRHSRASRCDITVDAGDDGAILTVSDDGVGAPVDAPAAGNGLRGLTERLGRVGGALQITAANGGGVRLIARVPARRSSVAPT; translated from the coding sequence ATGTCCGCTGATCCGCGGCGCCGCGGGGTGATCCTGGTGGGTGCGCACACGCTGTGGCTGTGGTTCCTGCTGCCGCCGGCCGCCGCGATCGCCCGCGGGCAGGTGGACCCGGCCGTGCCGGCGGCGATCGGGCTCGCCGTCTTCGCGGCGCTCTACCTGGCGCTGGTGGCCGTGCCGGTGGCCGGGCTGCCCGTCCCGCCGGCGGCGCACCACGGCGGCCTGATCCTGCTCGCCCTGCTGGGAACGGGACTCGCGGCCACGTACGCAAAAGGTCCCGAAGGTTGGTTGATCCTGCTCATGTACGTCTGCTCGGCGGGCGCGCTGGGACTGAGCCGCCCGCGGGTGAGCTTCGCCTGGGTCGGTGGCTGCGCCGCCGCCGTCGTGGTGATCGGGACCGTGCGGCAGCTGCCCGCCGGCGAGACCACCCCGACCGCGCTGATCACGCTGCTCGCCGGGGCGATGACGCTGGCGTTCAGCCGGGTGACCCGCCTCGTCGGCGAACTGCGCGACACCCAGGAGGAGCTGGCACGGACCGTGCTGGAACGTGAGCGGCTCCGGTTCGCCGGGGACCTGCACGACCTGCTCGGGCACACGTTGTCGCTGGTCGTGGTGAAGGCGGAGGTGGTGCGCCGGCTGGTTCCGTCGGATCCCGGGCGGGCCGCGGCGGAGGCCGCCGACATCGAGCGGATCGGCCGGACCGCGCTCGCCGAGGTGCGCGAGGCCGTCACCGGGTACCGGGAGCACACGTTCAGCCGGGAACTGCGGAACGCCCGGACGATCCTCGCCGACGTCGGTGTCACGGTGACGGTCCGGCAGAGCGGGCAGCCGCTCGCGGCGGAGGTGGACGACGCGTTCCGATGGGTGCTGCGGGAAGCGGTGACCAACGTGCTGCGCCACAGCCGGGCGTCCCGCTGCGACATCACCGTCGACGCGGGCGACGACGGCGCGATCCTGACCGTTTCTGATGACGGAGTGGGCGCTCCTGTCGACGCGCCGGCTGCGGGCAACGGGCTGCGAGGGCTCACCGAACGTCTCGGGCGGGTCGGCGGCGCCCTGCAGATCACCGCGGCGAACGGCGGCGGCGTGCGACTCATCGCCCGCGTCCCCGCCCGCAGGTCCTCGGTGGCGCCCACATGA
- a CDS encoding ABC transporter permease translates to MLAYLRFELRRLARDPRVLIFSVIGPVATYLIFSGWSASDRLEGVTGPIAIMVALAGYGAVAGALTVGTAVSQERAAGWLRQLRVTPLPARRVVAVKAFLGTVNAVPPVIAVGVAAWLQHHVDLSAGRWIAVLLLMCAGAVPFALLGLAIGYGLGPQLAQSVNFLVFLGLSVLGGLLVPATYFPDALRHLAHALPTYRFAELGWRSAAGQPPTPAGLAVLAAWTVIFAALAARAYRRSGARR, encoded by the coding sequence ATGCTCGCCTACCTGCGTTTCGAGCTGCGCCGGCTGGCCCGCGACCCGCGCGTGCTGATCTTCTCGGTGATCGGGCCGGTCGCCACGTACCTGATCTTCTCGGGCTGGAGCGCGAGCGACCGCCTGGAGGGGGTCACCGGTCCGATCGCGATCATGGTCGCGCTGGCCGGATACGGCGCCGTCGCGGGCGCGCTCACGGTGGGCACGGCCGTCTCCCAGGAGCGTGCCGCCGGCTGGCTGCGCCAGCTCCGCGTCACTCCGCTGCCGGCTCGCCGGGTGGTCGCGGTCAAAGCCTTCCTGGGTACGGTCAACGCGGTGCCCCCGGTGATCGCGGTCGGCGTCGCCGCGTGGTTGCAGCACCACGTCGACCTGAGCGCCGGGCGGTGGATCGCGGTGCTGCTGCTGATGTGCGCCGGCGCGGTCCCGTTCGCGCTGCTCGGACTCGCCATCGGGTACGGCCTCGGCCCGCAGCTCGCCCAGTCGGTCAACTTCCTGGTCTTCCTCGGGCTGTCCGTCCTCGGTGGGCTGCTGGTCCCGGCCACCTACTTCCCGGACGCGCTGCGGCACCTGGCGCACGCGCTGCCGACGTACCGGTTCGCCGAACTCGGCTGGCGGTCGGCGGCCGGGCAGCCACCCACCCCGGCCGGGCTCGCCGTCCTCGCCGCCTGGACCGTGATCTTCGCGGCTCTCGCGGCGCGGGCCTACCGGCGCTCCGGCGCGCGGCGCTGA
- a CDS encoding ABC transporter ATP-binding protein codes for MNVVELNRVTRHFGAVRAVGDLDLTIGRGSVVALLGPNGAGKTTALSLLLGLLEPDRGSVTLFGRPPSAAVRAGLIGAMPQDSGFVPGATVRDVVELARALYPHPLPAVDVLAAAGLTDRAGRRVDRLSGGETQRARFAFALAGGPELLVLDEPAAAMDVTARQAFWDGVRGYAEDGNTVLFSTHQLHEADAVADRIVVLAAGTVVADATPEQIREIGGGSLDAAFRTLTGSER; via the coding sequence ATGAACGTCGTAGAACTCAACCGTGTGACCAGGCACTTCGGAGCGGTCCGCGCCGTCGGCGACCTGGATCTGACGATTGGGCGGGGCAGCGTCGTGGCACTGCTCGGGCCCAACGGCGCCGGGAAGACCACCGCGCTCTCGCTGCTGCTCGGCCTCCTCGAACCGGACCGGGGGAGCGTGACCCTTTTCGGCCGGCCGCCGTCCGCGGCGGTGCGGGCCGGGCTGATCGGCGCGATGCCGCAGGACTCCGGGTTCGTGCCGGGCGCCACGGTCCGGGACGTCGTGGAGCTGGCCCGGGCGCTCTATCCGCACCCGCTGCCGGCCGTCGACGTCCTCGCGGCGGCCGGGCTCACCGATCGGGCCGGCCGCCGGGTGGACCGGCTCTCCGGCGGGGAGACGCAGCGCGCCCGGTTCGCGTTCGCGCTGGCCGGCGGGCCGGAGCTGCTGGTACTCGACGAGCCGGCCGCGGCCATGGACGTGACCGCGCGGCAGGCGTTCTGGGACGGCGTCCGGGGGTATGCCGAGGACGGGAACACCGTCCTGTTCAGCACCCATCAGCTGCACGAGGCCGACGCGGTCGCCGACCGGATCGTGGTGCTCGCGGCGGGCACGGTGGTCGCCGACGCGACCCCGGAGCAGATCCGTGAGATCGGTGGCGGATCGCTCGACGCGGCGTTCCGCACGCTCACCGGATCGGAGCGCTGA